AGCCGTCTGCCGGAACTGAAAAAAGTCATCGTGGCCTACGGCAACAGTATTTTTATGGAAGACAATCTGGAAATCGGATTGGAAAAAATTTTCGGTGGCAATTACGGCGACTTCGGAACTTCGAGTACCGTGGCACCGATGTCTGAGAATAAAGCAACGACCGATAACGTATCAAGCAGCTTGTCGTCGGATCAATCGCGGGCTCTGCGTGAACTTTCACGCTCGGCGATGCAAAATTATAATAACGCACAAGATGCGCTCAAACGCGGTGATTGGGCTAAGTATGGCGAATTCCTTGAGCGCCTCAAGCGTGATTTGGATAAACTCAACGAACAAAGTCAAAAATTCTAATGAAGGATAACCGTTTGCAAGCCCAACGTTCATTGCCGCTCAGCAGTTGGCATATTGTATTTCCCAATGATACCAATCCGCACGGAACGATGTTTGGCGGTAAGGTCATGGCGATCATGGATATTCAGGCCGGCATTGTTGCGACACAATATTGCCATCGCATGGTGGTGACGGCGTCCACCGAAGCCGTGGATTTTCGCAATCCGGTCAAAGTCGGAGACCGGTTGGAAACAATTGCGCGGGTGGTATATGTCGGTAAAACTTCGATGGTCGTTCGTATTGACGCCTATGCCGAAAATCCGTTATCCGGAAAACGTAAACATTGTACGACGGCCTATTTTAATATGGTCGCGCTGGATGAAGACGGTGCGCCGACGATGATACCGCCGTTGATCGTGGAAACGGATGAGGAAAAACGCGATTTTGAACTGGCCAAACACATCAAAGAGGCGGCGACTGAACGTAAAAAACGATTTGCCGATACGTCGTTGTGATGCGCGATGTATAGTATTGATTGTATCAAAAAATAATTTATAAAAAAAAGTTATAGCCCATGATTCCTACATTATTTGAAATACCGATCTTCGGTGGCATTCCCATTCACAGCTTCGGGCTTATGATGGCGGCGGCTTTCCTTACTTCCAGTTTTGTGCTGCGGCGGTTGTTCAAAAATGCCGGATATTCCGAAGAATTGTCGGAAAAAATCATTCTTGTCGCGGCGATTGCCGGTTTAGCCGGTTCCAAATTGTATTATCTTTTTTTTGAAGCGTTTGAACGTTTTAAAAAATATCCGATGGAGATGTTGTTTAGCGGCGCGGGACTTACCTGGTATGGCGGTTTTGTTTTAGCGACGATAAGCATTATCTATTTGTTAAAGAAAAATAAAATCCCCGTCTTGCGCGGCGTGGATCTTATAGCGATCCCGCTACCGCTTGGTTATGGTATCGGCCGTATCGGATGCCATCTTTCGGGCGACGGCGATTACGGTTTGCCGTGGGACGGGCCTTGGGCTACAAATTATTCGCGCGGTGTCGTTCCGCCTTCTCAGGCCTTTCACGGCTCGGAGATCGCTCGTCAATATCCGAACGGGATCGTTCCGGATAATACGCTTTGCCACCCGACGCCGTTGTATGAAACGTTGATTTCAACGGGAATTTTTTTGATCCTGTGGCATATGAGTAAACGTAAATTGCCTGCGGGTTCCATCATTTCGCTTTATCTCATGCTTGCCGGTATGGAGCGTTTTTTTATCGAATTTATGCGTCTCAATCCTAAAGTGGCGTTTGGCCTGAGCGGCGCGCAATTGATCAGTGTGGTGATGATTACAGCCGGTGCGGGTTCGCTGGCTTATTTGTGGAAGCGTGCAACGGCATGATACGGTTTGTTTATGTTTTATTTTTGATCTTAGTGTTAAACGATACCGTATCGGCGCAGGCCAATGGGAAAATCGCGTCATCTCGTTTTACGATCGCGCGTCTCAAATACGGCGGTGGCGGGGATTGGTATGGCAATAAAAACGCATTGAATCACCTGCTGCGTTATTTGAGTGATAATACCAATATTGCCGTTGAAAAAACGGAAACCTACGTGGATCCGTCGGATATCCGGCTTTTTGATTATACCTTTTTGTATATGGCCGGTCACGGCAACGTCAAATTCAGCGATGATGATGTTCGCCAATTGCGTCGTTTTCTGACCGGCGGCGGCTTTCTTTGGTGCGATGATGATTATGGTATTGATCCGTATTTTCGGCGTGAGATGAAGCGTGTGTTTCCGGAACTTGATTTTACACTGATTCCTTTTTCACATCCGATTTATTCGATCGGATCACGGTTCCCCAATGGTATGCCGAAAATACACGAACACGATGGGGGCCCTCCGCAAGGTTACGGATTGTTTTGGAAAGGGCGATTAATTTGTTTTTATTCTAAAAATACGGATATCAGCGACGGCCTCGAAGGGCCGGAAGTATTTCCCGAAGACCATCCTGAAAAACAAGCGGAGGCACTTCGGTTTGCGGCGAATATTGTAATGTATGCCTTAAGTTACTGAGAAGGTGAAGAATATGAAAAATGGTGTCGGTGAAAAAATTCTTGATGCGGCTATGTTGGTGGTTATGCTGGCGGCGCTGTATCTGACATTTATTTGGGTTCCCAATGAAAAGACCATGGGTATCATTCAACGCGTGTTTTATTTTCATGTGCCCGCCGCGTGGGTTTCATTTTTAGCGTTTGGTTTTGTTTTTGTCGCGAGCATCATGTATCTGATCAAGCGGGATGACAAATGGGACGCCATGGCCGTATGTTCGGCAGAAATCGGTTTGCTTTTTTGTACGATCGTATTGGTGACCGGGCCGATTTGGGCTAAACCGGTGTGGGGCATTTGGTGGACGTGGGATGCGCGCCTGACATTGACGTTGGTACTGTGGCTTATATACCTCGCATACACGATGTTACGGGCATACATTGACGATCCGCTCAAGCGGGGACGCCTTTCAGCCGTCGTCGGCATCGTGGGATTTGTAGATGTTCCGCTGGTTTATTTTTCGATTCGCTGGTGGCGCACACAGCATCCGGCACCCGTCATGGCGGGGGGCGAAGGTTCGGGTTTGGCACCGGAAATGCGTTTGGTGTTGATGTTTTGCCTTGCCGCATTTACTCTGCTTTTTGTGTATTTATTGAATAAACGCCTGAAAATGGAGAAAACCGAACGAGAGCTTGAGTTACTTTATCGTACGGTGCAACGCGACAACCGGATGTAGTTTTTTGCGATAGCATAGTTGGTTCCAAGACGTTATATTAAAAAACGATGAGAAAAATAATTCTAATAGTTTGTTTGTTGTTGCTCCGGACGACCGTATTTGCCGGGGATGGGTATCAATTTTTGCGTGTCGGCGTGACGGCCCGCGCGACGGGACTCGGCGATGTGTTTGTCGCTCAACCCGGTGACGCAACAACGTTTATGTACAATCCGGCAGGCCTTGCAACACTACAAGGGCGGACTTTTGCAGCAAGCTATAAAGAAAGCCTGCCGTTATCATTGCAAGCCGGCGTAAATTATAAACTGCGGAATGCCCCGGTTACGGTCAATCTGACATTTACAGATATACAAACGACTGTCAGCGTATAAATTGAGCGCTACGACTGCTCAATCAGCAAAGATGAAATTTTCAGTTGATCTTTTTAACTCAAAATAAAAAATTCAAACTACTTATATTAAAACAAAA
This sequence is a window from bacterium. Protein-coding genes within it:
- a CDS encoding acyl-CoA thioesterase, which translates into the protein MQAQRSLPLSSWHIVFPNDTNPHGTMFGGKVMAIMDIQAGIVATQYCHRMVVTASTEAVDFRNPVKVGDRLETIARVVYVGKTSMVVRIDAYAENPLSGKRKHCTTAYFNMVALDEDGAPTMIPPLIVETDEEKRDFELAKHIKEAATERKKRFADTSL
- the lgt gene encoding prolipoprotein diacylglyceryl transferase — protein: MIPTLFEIPIFGGIPIHSFGLMMAAAFLTSSFVLRRLFKNAGYSEELSEKIILVAAIAGLAGSKLYYLFFEAFERFKKYPMEMLFSGAGLTWYGGFVLATISIIYLLKKNKIPVLRGVDLIAIPLPLGYGIGRIGCHLSGDGDYGLPWDGPWATNYSRGVVPPSQAFHGSEIARQYPNGIVPDNTLCHPTPLYETLISTGIFLILWHMSKRKLPAGSIISLYLMLAGMERFFIEFMRLNPKVAFGLSGAQLISVVMITAGAGSLAYLWKRATA
- a CDS encoding DUF4159 domain-containing protein, which translates into the protein MIRFVYVLFLILVLNDTVSAQANGKIASSRFTIARLKYGGGGDWYGNKNALNHLLRYLSDNTNIAVEKTETYVDPSDIRLFDYTFLYMAGHGNVKFSDDDVRQLRRFLTGGGFLWCDDDYGIDPYFRREMKRVFPELDFTLIPFSHPIYSIGSRFPNGMPKIHEHDGGPPQGYGLFWKGRLICFYSKNTDISDGLEGPEVFPEDHPEKQAEALRFAANIVMYALSY
- the ccsA gene encoding cytochrome c biogenesis protein CcsA; amino-acid sequence: MKNGVGEKILDAAMLVVMLAALYLTFIWVPNEKTMGIIQRVFYFHVPAAWVSFLAFGFVFVASIMYLIKRDDKWDAMAVCSAEIGLLFCTIVLVTGPIWAKPVWGIWWTWDARLTLTLVLWLIYLAYTMLRAYIDDPLKRGRLSAVVGIVGFVDVPLVYFSIRWWRTQHPAPVMAGGEGSGLAPEMRLVLMFCLAAFTLLFVYLLNKRLKMEKTERELELLYRTVQRDNRM